In Pseudomonas nunensis, a single window of DNA contains:
- the araD1 gene encoding AraD1 family protein, with protein MRLIQFENTAGERQVGLVEGSQVQVLNGTRSTRELALAAIRGQRSLQDEVSWRGTEPGPDYLQLLQQGRVLPPLDHEDPAHCLISGTGLTHLGSASARDKMHQQDGAIEAGMTDTMRIFKWGLEGGKPLAGQVGAQPEWFYKGDGNIVVRPGADFPVPPFAEDAGEEPELTGLYVIGDDGQPYRLGYALGNEFSDHVMERRNYLYLAHSKLRFCAYGPELRVGELPKHLAGTSRIVRNGETLWEKEFLSGEDNMCHSLANLEFHHFKYAQFLRPGDVHVHYFGTATLSFADGVKTQPGDRFQISLAEFGAPLENGIGESAQPLAIGQVRAL; from the coding sequence ATGCGCCTGATTCAATTTGAAAACACAGCCGGCGAACGCCAGGTCGGCCTCGTCGAGGGTTCACAGGTCCAGGTGCTGAACGGTACCCGCAGCACCCGTGAACTGGCGCTCGCCGCGATTCGCGGGCAACGCAGCCTGCAAGATGAAGTCAGCTGGCGCGGCACCGAGCCGGGCCCGGATTACCTGCAACTGCTGCAACAGGGGCGGGTGTTGCCGCCGCTGGACCACGAAGACCCGGCGCATTGCCTGATCAGCGGCACCGGCCTGACCCATTTGGGCAGCGCCTCGGCCCGGGACAAAATGCATCAGCAGGACGGCGCCATTGAAGCCGGCATGACCGACACCATGCGCATTTTCAAGTGGGGCCTGGAGGGTGGCAAACCGTTGGCAGGGCAGGTCGGTGCTCAGCCGGAATGGTTCTATAAAGGTGACGGCAATATCGTCGTGCGCCCTGGCGCAGATTTTCCGGTGCCACCGTTTGCCGAAGACGCCGGCGAAGAACCGGAGCTGACTGGCCTGTATGTGATCGGCGACGACGGCCAGCCGTATCGCCTCGGTTATGCGCTGGGCAACGAGTTCTCTGACCATGTGATGGAGCGGCGCAATTACCTATACCTCGCGCACTCCAAACTGCGCTTCTGCGCCTACGGCCCGGAGCTACGCGTCGGTGAACTGCCCAAGCACCTGGCCGGCACCAGCCGCATCGTGCGCAACGGCGAAACCCTTTGGGAAAAAGAATTTCTCAGCGGCGAAGACAACATGTGCCACAGCCTCGCCAACCTCGAATTCCACCACTTCAAATACGCACAGTTTCTGCGTCCCGGCGATGTCCACGTGCACTACTTCGGCACCGCCACGCTGTCGTTTGCCGACGGCGTCAAAACCCAGCCCGGCGACCGCTTCCAGATCAGCCTCGCCGAGTTCGGCGCCCCCTTGGAAAACGGCATCGGCGAAAGCGCCCAGCCGCTGGCCATCGGACAGGTTCGAGCGCTTTGA
- a CDS encoding L-rhamnonate dehydratase: MKIKAIRTRVFEWKGKVVPPQAHFCTNASDILFERGDAMGSFRFHGWLVVEVETDTGLVGIGNCALAPRVAKEIIDTYLAPIAIGEDPFDNEYIWQKMYRQSHAWGRKGIGMAAISAIDIAIWDIMGKAVNKPVFKLLGGRTKEKIWTYASKLYANDNLDLFLEEAQGYLNQGFTALKMRFGYGPKDGPAGMRKNIEQVRALRNLAGPDIDIMLECYMGWTLEYARRMLPKLAEFEPRWLEEPVIADDIEGYIELKKMGIMPISGGEHEFTSYGFKDLLERRAVDVIQYDTNRVGGITAARKINAMAEAWSVPVIPHAGQMHNYHLTMSTTASPMAEFFPVFDVEVGNELFYYVFKGEPQPVNGYIQLDDNTPGLGLEISDEYLSDFNIIE; this comes from the coding sequence CTTCTGCACCAACGCCAGCGACATCCTGTTCGAGCGCGGCGATGCCATGGGCTCGTTCCGTTTCCACGGCTGGCTGGTGGTTGAAGTCGAGACCGACACCGGTCTTGTCGGCATCGGTAACTGCGCCCTGGCGCCGCGTGTGGCCAAGGAAATCATCGACACCTACCTGGCGCCGATCGCCATCGGCGAAGACCCGTTCGACAACGAATATATTTGGCAGAAGATGTACCGCCAGAGCCACGCCTGGGGCCGCAAAGGCATCGGCATGGCGGCGATCTCGGCAATCGACATCGCGATCTGGGACATCATGGGCAAAGCCGTCAACAAGCCGGTGTTCAAACTGCTCGGTGGCCGCACCAAGGAAAAGATCTGGACCTACGCGTCCAAACTCTACGCCAACGACAACCTCGACCTGTTCCTCGAAGAAGCCCAGGGTTATCTGAACCAGGGCTTCACCGCGCTGAAAATGCGTTTCGGCTATGGCCCGAAAGACGGCCCGGCGGGTATGCGCAAGAACATCGAACAAGTGCGCGCCCTGCGTAACCTCGCCGGCCCCGACATTGACATCATGCTCGAATGCTACATGGGCTGGACCCTGGAATATGCACGCCGCATGTTGCCCAAACTCGCTGAATTCGAACCGCGCTGGCTGGAAGAACCGGTGATCGCCGACGACATCGAAGGCTACATCGAGCTGAAGAAAATGGGGATCATGCCGATCTCCGGCGGCGAGCATGAGTTCACCTCTTACGGCTTCAAAGACCTGCTGGAACGTCGCGCCGTGGACGTGATCCAGTACGACACCAACCGCGTCGGCGGCATCACCGCGGCGCGCAAGATCAACGCTATGGCCGAAGCCTGGTCGGTACCGGTCATCCCTCACGCCGGGCAGATGCACAACTATCACCTGACCATGTCCACCACCGCCTCGCCGATGGCCGAGTTCTTCCCGGTGTTCGACGTCGAAGTCGGCAACGAACTCTTCTACTACGTGTTCAAGGGCGAGCCGCAACCGGTCAACGGCTACATCCAACTCGACGACAACACGCCGGGTCTGGGACTGGAAATCTCCGATGAGTACTTGAGCGACTTCAACATCATCGAGTGA